One Staphylococcus simiae genomic region harbors:
- a CDS encoding acyltransferase family protein gives MNKKLTKDDIKHYPSRYMPGLDGLRAIAVIAIIIYHLNKQWLTGGFLGVDTFFVISGYLITSLLLKEYEETGIIRLKRFWIRRIKRLLPALMVVLMTVGTLTLWLRPNEIIRVKHDIYAALLYVSNWWYIARDVDYFEQFSFVPLKHLWSLAIEEQFYLFFPFILIMLLLLIKKKYIVGIICFVISLLSLGLMLYYNEIHISQSRIYFGTDTRLQTLLLGVVLAFLWPPFKLKQHPPTIIKYTIDIFGFIGFSFLVFLFFVIHDDSHRLYDGGFYIVSAMTLLVIASSVHPSTLLAKILSNPVLVYIGHRSYSLYLWHYPVISFVHSYFIDGQMPKYVYIIDVIATFILAEISYRCIETPFRTNGLKAVSWRSTNVIPFIRGLVIILLVIPFIFLICGSFDKYGKDDINTKAHSFNTDLEDKYLVELLPLNKIRIDGIEDNTTEKTSNDQYKNLAPLLIGDSVMVDIGESFKSTVPKAKIDGKVGRQLYQTLPLVKSNYGNYKKANQQVILELGTNGDFTVQQLDQLLNQFGKAQVYLVNTRVPRFYEAHVNKLLANAAKKRKNVTLIDWYKKSRGHSEYFAPDGIHLEQKGVKALKDEIITAIKNKN, from the coding sequence ATGAATAAAAAATTAACAAAGGACGATATTAAACATTATCCATCACGATACATGCCAGGTCTTGATGGGTTAAGAGCAATTGCAGTCATTGCAATTATTATTTACCACCTTAACAAACAATGGTTAACTGGTGGCTTTCTAGGCGTAGACACATTTTTTGTCATATCGGGCTATTTAATTACAAGCTTATTACTGAAAGAATATGAAGAAACTGGCATTATACGTTTAAAACGCTTTTGGATTAGACGTATTAAACGTTTGTTACCAGCTTTAATGGTCGTATTAATGACGGTTGGAACTTTAACATTATGGTTAAGACCTAATGAAATTATTAGAGTTAAACATGATATTTATGCAGCGCTACTATACGTTTCTAACTGGTGGTATATTGCTAGAGATGTAGACTATTTTGAACAATTTTCATTTGTACCACTAAAGCATTTATGGTCTCTTGCAATTGAAGAACAATTTTATTTGTTCTTTCCATTTATATTAATCATGTTGTTATTACTTATTAAAAAAAAGTACATCGTTGGTATCATTTGCTTTGTAATTTCTTTATTATCACTTGGTTTGATGTTGTATTATAACGAGATTCACATTAGTCAGTCTCGTATATACTTTGGAACTGATACAAGATTACAAACATTATTATTAGGTGTGGTGTTAGCTTTTTTATGGCCACCATTTAAATTGAAACAGCATCCACCGACGATCATTAAGTATACTATTGATATATTTGGATTTATCGGTTTTTCATTCTTAGTGTTTCTGTTTTTTGTCATACATGATGATAGTCATCGCTTATATGATGGCGGTTTTTATATTGTGTCTGCTATGACACTGTTAGTCATTGCAAGCTCCGTACACCCTTCAACACTATTGGCCAAAATTTTGTCTAATCCAGTACTCGTATATATTGGACATCGTTCGTATAGTCTATACTTATGGCATTATCCAGTAATAAGTTTTGTCCATAGTTATTTTATAGATGGTCAAATGCCCAAATATGTCTATATTATTGATGTTATTGCAACGTTCATTTTAGCTGAAATATCATATCGATGTATAGAAACACCTTTTAGAACAAATGGCTTAAAAGCTGTTAGTTGGAGAAGCACTAACGTCATACCTTTTATTAGAGGTTTAGTGATAATCTTATTAGTCATTCCTTTTATATTCTTAATTTGTGGTTCCTTTGATAAATATGGTAAAGATGATATCAATACTAAAGCACATAGTTTTAATACAGATTTAGAAGATAAATATTTAGTAGAGTTATTACCTTTAAATAAAATTAGGATTGATGGTATAGAAGACAATACAACTGAAAAGACATCAAATGATCAATATAAAAATTTAGCACCATTATTAATTGGTGATTCAGTAATGGTAGATATCGGTGAATCATTCAAATCAACTGTACCTAAGGCTAAAATTGATGGTAAAGTAGGTAGACAGTTATATCAAACACTACCTTTAGTGAAAAGTAATTATGGTAACTATAAAAAAGCAAATCAACAAGTGATATTAGAATTAGGGACTAACGGTGATTTTACTGTACAACAATTAGACCAACTACTAAATCAATTTGGTAAAGCGCAAGTTTATCTAGTAAATACTAGAGTTCCTCGCTTTTATGAGGCACATGTTAATAAATTATTAGCTAATGCTGCTAAGAAACGTAAAAACGTTACGCTTATTGATTGGTACAAAAAATCAAGGGGACATAGTGAGTATTTTGCACCAGATGGTATTCATTTAGAACAAAAAGGTGTCAAAGCATTAAAAGATGAAATAATAACAGCGATTAAAAATAAAAATTAA
- the clpB gene encoding ATP-dependent chaperone ClpB: MDINQMTYAVQGALQQAVEQSQQHKLQNIEIEAILIAALNESDSLYKSVLERANIDIDALNEAYNKKLSSYASVEGDNIQYGQYISQQANQLLTKAETYMNDYQDEFISMEHLLLAAIDIDQTTKQFVNNKSQVIQEIINKIRGGNHVTSQNPEANYEALEKYGRDLVEEVRQGKMDPVIGRDEEIRNTIRILSRKTKNNPVLIGEPGVGKTAIVEGLAQRIVKKDVPESLLDKTIFELDLSALVAGAKFRGEFEERLKAVLKEVKDSDGRIILFIDEIHMLVGAGKTDGAMDAGNMLKPMLARGELHCIGATTLNEYREYIEKDSALERRFQKVAVSEPDVEDTISILRGLKERYEVYHGVRIQDRALVAAAELSDRYITDRFLPDKAIDLVDQACATIRTEMGSNPTELDQVNRRVMQLEIEESALKNEADNASKQRLEELQQELANEKEKQSSLQSRVEHEKEKIGKLQQKRAQLDESRQALEDAQTNNNLEKAAELQYGTIPQLEKELRELEDQFQDEQGEDSERMIREIVTDEEIGDIVSQWTGIPVSKLVETERDKLLHLSDILHKRVVGQDKAVDLVSDAVVRARAGIKDPNRPIGSFLFLGPTGVGKTELAKSLASSLFDSEKHMIRIDMSEYMEKHAVSRLIGAPPGYVGHDEGGQLTEAVRRNPYSVILLDEVEKAHSDVFNVLLQILDEGRLTDSKGRSVDFKNTIIIMTSNIGSQILLENVKETGEITESTEKAVMNSLNAYFKPEILNRMDDIVLFRPLSINDMSMIVDKILTQLNIRLLEQRISIEVSDQAKEWLGKEAYEPQFGARPLKRFVQRQIETPLARMMIKEGFPEGTTIKVDIDNNNELTFDVEKSQLA; the protein is encoded by the coding sequence ATGGATATTAATCAAATGACTTATGCTGTTCAAGGTGCGTTACAACAAGCAGTTGAACAGAGTCAACAACATAAATTACAAAATATAGAAATCGAAGCAATATTAATTGCTGCATTAAATGAAAGTGACAGTTTATATAAAAGTGTCTTAGAAAGAGCGAATATTGATATAGATGCTTTAAATGAAGCATACAATAAAAAACTATCTTCATATGCATCAGTTGAAGGGGATAATATTCAGTATGGCCAATATATCAGTCAGCAAGCTAATCAATTATTAACTAAGGCTGAGACATACATGAATGACTATCAAGATGAATTTATATCAATGGAGCATTTATTATTAGCCGCAATTGATATTGATCAAACTACAAAGCAATTTGTAAATAACAAATCTCAAGTAATTCAAGAAATCATTAATAAAATTAGAGGGGGAAATCATGTGACATCACAAAATCCTGAAGCAAATTATGAAGCATTAGAAAAATATGGACGTGACTTAGTTGAAGAAGTACGTCAAGGTAAAATGGATCCAGTCATTGGTAGAGATGAAGAAATACGTAATACAATTAGAATTTTAAGTCGTAAAACAAAAAACAATCCAGTTTTAATTGGGGAACCTGGTGTAGGTAAAACTGCTATCGTGGAAGGTTTGGCACAACGTATTGTCAAAAAAGACGTACCAGAATCCTTATTAGATAAAACGATCTTCGAGTTGGATTTAAGTGCATTAGTTGCAGGTGCTAAATTCAGAGGTGAATTCGAAGAACGTTTGAAAGCTGTACTTAAAGAAGTAAAAGATTCTGACGGTAGAATTATTTTATTTATAGATGAAATTCATATGCTTGTTGGGGCTGGTAAAACTGATGGTGCTATGGACGCAGGTAACATGCTTAAACCAATGTTAGCACGTGGTGAACTGCATTGTATCGGTGCAACAACATTAAATGAATACCGTGAATATATCGAAAAAGATTCAGCATTAGAACGTCGTTTCCAAAAAGTTGCAGTTAGTGAACCTGATGTTGAAGATACAATTTCTATCTTACGTGGTTTGAAAGAACGTTATGAAGTATATCATGGTGTACGTATTCAAGATAGAGCATTAGTAGCAGCTGCAGAACTTTCAGATAGATATATTACTGATCGTTTCTTACCAGATAAAGCGATTGATTTAGTTGACCAAGCATGTGCAACAATTCGTACAGAAATGGGTTCAAATCCTACTGAACTTGATCAAGTGAACCGCCGAGTAATGCAATTGGAAATTGAAGAAAGTGCATTAAAAAATGAAGCAGATAATGCAAGTAAACAACGTTTAGAAGAATTACAACAAGAATTAGCTAATGAAAAAGAAAAACAATCTTCATTACAATCAAGAGTTGAACATGAGAAAGAAAAAATAGGTAAATTACAACAAAAACGTGCTCAATTAGACGAAAGTAGACAAGCGTTAGAAGATGCCCAAACTAATAATAATTTAGAAAAAGCAGCTGAGCTACAATATGGTACAATTCCTCAATTAGAAAAAGAATTAAGAGAATTAGAAGATCAGTTCCAAGATGAACAAGGTGAAGATTCTGAACGTATGATAAGAGAAATTGTCACTGATGAAGAAATTGGTGATATCGTTAGTCAATGGACAGGTATTCCTGTATCTAAATTAGTTGAAACTGAAAGAGATAAATTATTACACTTAAGTGACATCTTGCATAAACGCGTTGTTGGTCAAGATAAAGCAGTTGATCTAGTTTCAGACGCTGTAGTAAGAGCTAGAGCTGGAATTAAAGATCCAAATAGACCAATAGGAAGTTTCTTATTCCTTGGTCCAACTGGTGTCGGTAAAACTGAATTAGCTAAATCATTAGCATCCTCATTATTTGATTCTGAAAAACATATGATACGAATTGATATGAGTGAATATATGGAAAAACATGCAGTGTCTCGTTTAATTGGTGCGCCTCCAGGCTACGTAGGTCATGATGAAGGTGGACAATTAACAGAAGCTGTTCGTCGTAATCCGTATTCTGTCATATTATTAGATGAAGTTGAAAAAGCGCATAGTGATGTTTTCAACGTCTTGTTACAAATATTAGATGAAGGTCGTTTGACAGATTCTAAAGGACGTAGTGTTGACTTTAAAAATACAATTATCATTATGACTAGTAATATTGGTTCACAAATTTTATTAGAAAATGTCAAAGAAACTGGCGAAATTACCGAATCAACTGAAAAAGCGGTGATGAATAGTCTAAACGCTTATTTCAAACCAGAAATATTAAACCGTATGGATGATATTGTATTGTTCCGTCCATTATCAATTAATGATATGAGTATGATTGTTGATAAAATATTAACTCAATTAAATATTAGATTATTAGAACAACGTATTTCTATTGAAGTATCTGATCAAGCAAAAGAATGGTTAGGTAAAGAAGCATACGAACCACAATTTGGCGCAAGACCTTTAAAACGCTTTGTACAACGACAAATTGAAACACCGTTAGCACGTATGATGATTAAAGAAGGATTCCCTGAAGGAACTACAATAAAAGTTGATATCGATAATAATAATGAATTAACTTTTGACGTAGAAAAATCACAACTTGCATAA
- a CDS encoding YjzD family protein, which yields MKHLVTLFWAILLFQMVNFVLNSLNGGESLNVVTPLIMAVIFTITTAIFAAVIKPSKDTDY from the coding sequence ATGAAACACCTCGTAACATTATTTTGGGCAATTTTACTGTTCCAAATGGTTAACTTCGTATTGAATAGTCTTAATGGTGGAGAAAGTTTAAATGTTGTAACTCCTCTTATTATGGCTGTAATCTTTACTATTACAACAGCTATCTTTGCAGCTGTTATTAAACCGTCTAAAGACACAGACTATTAA
- a CDS encoding beta-ketoacyl-ACP synthase III, which yields MNVGIKGFGAYAPENIIDNAYFEQFLETSDEWISKMTGIKERHWADEDQDTSDLAYNASVKAIEDAGIKPEDIDMIIVATATGDMPFPSVANILQERLGTGKVASMDQLAACSGFMYSMITAKQYIQSGDYHNILVVGADKLSKITDLTDRSTAVLFGDGAGAVIIGEVSEGRGIISYEMGSDGSGGKYLYLDKETGKLKMNGREVFKFAVRIMGDASTRVVEKANLTSDDIDLFIPHQANIRIMESARERLGISKDKMSVSVDKYGNTSAASIPLSINQELQNGKLKDDDTIVLVGFGGGLTWSAMTIKWGK from the coding sequence ATGAATGTGGGTATTAAAGGTTTCGGTGCGTACGCTCCGGAAAATATAATAGACAATGCCTATTTTGAACAATTTTTAGAAACATCAGATGAATGGATTTCTAAAATGACTGGAATTAAAGAAAGACATTGGGCAGACGAAGATCAAGATACTTCAGATTTAGCTTATAATGCTAGTGTTAAAGCAATTGAAGATGCAGGAATTAAACCTGAAGATATAGACATGATAATTGTAGCAACTGCAACAGGAGATATGCCATTCCCATCAGTTGCTAATATTTTACAAGAACGCCTTGGAACAGGCAAAGTAGCATCAATGGATCAACTTGCTGCATGTTCTGGATTCATGTATTCCATGATAACTGCTAAACAATATATTCAATCAGGTGATTATCATAATATTTTAGTAGTTGGTGCAGATAAACTTTCTAAAATTACTGACTTAACAGATCGTTCAACTGCAGTACTTTTTGGAGATGGTGCAGGAGCAGTAATCATTGGTGAAGTTTCTGAAGGACGAGGCATCATTAGCTATGAAATGGGTTCTGATGGAAGCGGTGGAAAATATTTATATCTCGATAAAGAAACAGGTAAATTAAAAATGAATGGTCGTGAAGTATTTAAATTTGCTGTTAGAATTATGGGTGATGCTTCAACACGTGTGGTTGAAAAAGCTAACTTAACTTCTGATGATATTGATTTATTTATACCACATCAAGCTAATATTCGTATTATGGAATCTGCAAGAGAACGTTTAGGTATCTCAAAAGATAAAATGAGTGTTTCTGTAGATAAATATGGTAATACTTCTGCAGCATCAATTCCTTTGAGTATTAATCAAGAGTTACAAAATGGTAAACTAAAAGATGATGATACCATTGTACTTGTTGGTTTCGGTGGCGGCCTAACTTGGAGCGCAATGACAATAAAATGGGGAAAATAG
- the fabF gene encoding beta-ketoacyl-ACP synthase II, translated as MSENKRVVITGMGALSPIGNDVKTTWENALKGVNGIDSITRVNTDDYNVHLAGELKDFNIEDYIDKKEARRMDRFTQYAVVAAREAVKDAKLDINDDTADRIGVWIGSGIGGMETFEIAHTQLMERGPRRVSPFFVPMLIPDMATGQVSIDLGAKGPNGATVTACATGTNSIGEAFKIIQRGDADAMITGGTEAPITHMAIAGFSASRALSTNDDKETACRPFQEGRDGFVMGEGAGILVIESLESAQARGAQIYAEIVGYGTTGDAYHITAPAPEGEGGSRAMQAAMDDAGIKPQEVQYLNAHGTSTPVGDLNEIKAIKNTFGEAAKQLKVSSTKSMTGHLLGATGGLEAIFSALSIRDKKIAPTIHAVTPDPECDLDIVPNEAQDLDITHAMSNSLGFGGHNAVLVFKKFEA; from the coding sequence ATGAGTGAAAATAAAAGAGTAGTTATTACTGGTATGGGAGCCCTTTCTCCAATTGGTAATGATGTTAAAACAACATGGGAGAATGCCTTAAAAGGTGTCAATGGTATTGATAGTATTACAAGAGTCAATACAGATGACTACAATGTACACTTAGCAGGTGAACTTAAAGACTTTAATATTGAAGACTATATAGATAAAAAAGAAGCACGCCGTATGGATAGATTTACTCAGTATGCTGTTGTAGCTGCTAGAGAAGCTGTTAAAGATGCCAAATTAGACATTAATGATGATACAGCTGATCGCATTGGTGTATGGATTGGTTCTGGTATTGGTGGTATGGAAACATTCGAAATTGCACATACTCAATTAATGGAAAGAGGACCTAGACGTGTTAGTCCGTTTTTCGTGCCAATGTTAATCCCAGATATGGCTACAGGACAAGTGTCAATTGATCTAGGAGCTAAAGGACCTAATGGTGCAACAGTAACTGCCTGTGCCACAGGTACTAATTCTATTGGTGAAGCATTTAAAATTATTCAACGCGGCGATGCTGATGCGATGATTACAGGTGGAACAGAAGCACCTATCACACATATGGCAATTGCAGGATTTAGTGCAAGTCGTGCATTATCAACAAACGATGATAAAGAAACAGCATGTAGACCTTTCCAAGAAGGTCGTGACGGTTTTGTTATGGGTGAAGGCGCTGGTATATTAGTTATTGAATCTTTAGAATCAGCACAAGCCCGTGGCGCACAAATTTATGCTGAAATTGTTGGCTATGGCACTACTGGAGATGCATATCATATTACAGCTCCTGCACCTGAAGGCGAAGGTGGTTCAAGAGCGATGCAAGCAGCTATGGACGATGCTGGTATTAAACCACAAGAAGTCCAATATTTAAATGCTCATGGTACAAGTACACCAGTAGGTGACTTAAATGAGATTAAAGCCATTAAAAATACTTTTGGTGAAGCAGCTAAGCAATTAAAAGTTAGCTCAACAAAATCCATGACTGGACATTTATTAGGGGCAACTGGTGGTTTAGAAGCTATATTCTCTGCACTTTCAATCAGAGATAAAAAAATAGCACCAACAATTCATGCAGTTACACCAGATCCAGAATGCGATTTAGATATTGTACCTAATGAAGCGCAAGATTTAGACATTACTCATGCAATGAGCAATAGTTTAGGTTTTGGTGGACATAACGCAGTACTAGTATTCAAAAAATTCGAAGCATAA